The genomic segment GAGGCAAGAGAGGATCGTTAAATTTCAGGGAGCATGCAGGTGGAGGTGACCAGGGAGGTGTGGAGGGAGGGAGCAGATGTGATGAGATAGTTTAGAAGAAGGTTAAGGTCACTGGATTAGAAGGTCTGCACAACTATCAAGTTTCTGTGGGACAAATGCTGTCATTGGCTTTGCACAACAGGGGTTCCTTGTCATCACTTGAGTTGTTTACTTCCACAGATTAATACATAACATTTAGAAATCTACatacaaacaatgaaaacagaatcCAAGTGGGTCATAAAGAGTAGAAATGCTGTCACACCAACTGACGTTGGTACTATCCTGCATCACATATCGATGTGAGAGTATAGGGGAAATGTTGCACAGAGACAGAGGCAGGAAGGAAACCGGTCTTGTAGAATGTTTTCTTGGATTGGCCAGTCATATACTTACAGTATCTCCACTTGTTTCCTGGCACACAGATGGACAGTATTAGTATTACAGTCCTGATGGTCTCATGTACTGTGATGAACAGAAAATCCACATTAAGTCAGCACACTTTATGCAGAGGACTGAGGATTACATCGCAATACAaacatgcaggttttttttaacctgtcgGCATGGCcatatgatgatttttttgtttgttttttgtgttagaAGACTTATCAGCAGCAGAATAAACAGTCAAGGCCATAGCTGAAGacttccaccttaaaactgcagtgtagCGAGAACACATATGGAACAAACCTATGAAACCAGTCCATGTCATCCATCCATGTCATTATTCTTTTGTAGAATTGGTTTCCTGTAGAAACATGCACAGCTGAATTATTCCAATCTTGCAACTTGCCATTGACAAGCAAATGTAAAGTAGTTTTGCAATGTTTGGACAGAGTAATAGGAGAGTTGTGAAGTAGCTGCAAGAAGTAGCAACAGTATACAGTTAACCCATTTTAGCCATGAAGGGATGATTTCCACGGAAAAACAAGCTTCTTTTGGACAAGTTAAATCAATTGCCAGTAGGGGACTTTTAGcgttttcttctttcagctgATTTTAATAGCAATAAAAAGTCCAAGAGTGTCTACATACTGTAGACATTTTGACAAGTCTTTGCTGAAAACACACAGGGAGCATCATGGATGGCTGTGGAGGGTTAAGTGACTTTAGGGTTATTGACTTTCTTGATGCCATTTCCCATCCACCTGTGAATACTTGCTCACACAAGTAGCTACTTGACTTACAAAGACCTTCTTCACGGCAGACTTGTCAGCAAGAAATTTTGCAAACAACAGTTCAGTTAAGCCACAACAATGAACAGGACTGCACAGAACAAGGATTGTTCATAACGCTCACCTAAATGacctgtggtcatttttcatgtgaGCTACATTTGCGTTTTCCTGCTATGTCAAACCAAAACAACGCTCTGAGAACTTTTGCAAACACAAATTATATAATTTACAGGGTAGCTCCATCTGATTCAACCTGAACGGCAATTTAGtcagataaaaactgaaaacccCTACGTAAGCGTGCAAGGTCTTTAAAGGGATATATTATTCAATGTAATCAGACAGACTTGCCAAGCACATAAACCTTTTGGTTAATGGAACTCACAATTCTCCGCTTTTGAATCTGATTCAATGTGTCAAAGTTAAGAAGTGTAACCCTAAACCTCCTGCTATTGTGTGCACTGTTGCTCTAACTTTTATGTCAATGATGATACTGGCAAGGTGTTAGTACTAAAGGTTGATAACAGGAAGTGAAAGGAGCTGATCCATGTATAATGATGAGGGATGCGCATGACAGACTGATAGTTCACATAAAAAGAGGAGTTTTGTACATTCAGAAATATGTGCAGTTTTGTAGCGCTCCTGTCCTCTCGATAATTAAAAGATAATATAGAAAAGCACAAGGAAAATGAGAAAGGAGTCTAAAATATCATGGACTTGTCAAAGCAGACAAAGGACAGGAGAAACTAACAGAAATGTGTCAGCTATGACAGTGCCAGTCTGCACAATAGAAGGATCTTTGAATTCATGCACCTGAACTGATTTTTTATTGTTAAGTACACCTGTgcttttcattctgtttcttaACTGCAATGAAAAATGTGCACTAACTGTGAGGTTCTACGTGACCAACTCATAGTAGAGAGTAGCAGGGACAGAAAGGGACACGCTGACGataacatttgcatgcaggcaGCACAACAGACATGACACTATATCCTAGTTTAAGAGTTTGTACTTGCTTTGTGGAGAGACACTAGACTTTAGACTATTGATCTAATCGCTGTCATTTGTACTTTTCAGCTTGTGCCAGGGGATGTGCTGCATCACATCAGGGCAAAGAGCTGAAACCAGTCATTTCACAGATGTTTGAAGTAGGGCAGCCTAAGAGTTCAAAAAAGAGACCACAAACTAAACACTAGCAGTCTGAACTTATAACATATTATTTAACCAAATATCTGCATGCATCTTAACATGTCAGCAACCACACAGTTAACTTTAGTTTAATATTTACTCTTTTGATTTCATCACCGCAGTCTTCTCCTCGGccaagtgtgtttgtttgtatgttaTATAACGTTAAAGTGCTGCTGTATACTGCATGTGTGTTAACATATGTGTTTGTGGGTGTGTCTATGTATACGTTCTGTCAGATGAGATTATGTAGACTTATGCATGTATGAATGTGTCTACAGGCAGCAGGGAGATCTCGCTGACCTGTGTGTTGACCCCCTGCCGGGTGGTCGGGGTCTGTATAACACTGATGACCTTGGGAGCCATTGGAGCAGCTGTCTGGGCCGTAGGTcagactacacacacacacacacacacacacacacacacacacacacacacacacacacacacacattttagtCACACATTTGATGATGATGTTCTGTTGATTGTGATATTTCAAGATGTGTGTATTCTGTATTTCTCTGTAGTTACATATTGCACAATGGAAGAAGACACAGGCCTGTATGATGGTAAGCGACTGATGGTTTAAAattcatgtatatatatatatatatatatatattcatgtgTCAGTAATCTAATACTAGATTTTTAATACTGATAATGAGGGATTGACCAGTATGTTATtagttttgttctattttttcaTTGGTTTGTTTAGAGCCGATGCTGATTAATGGTAATCAAGAAAGAGCTATAACTGATATTTTGTGCCGACATACATTAACTGTAATGTTTTATCCAAATATGTTAGCAGAGAGCCTGTCATTAATAACTAGACTTCTTCATTAATATGGATGTCTTTAACTGAATATGTgaaatagaaataggagtgattaaattaggacactctcttctgtttatgtgggattgACTGAGATCGATCAGTCTGTCTCCTGCagttctgtctgctgttcttctctgttttttcactttcattGTCCACTAAGCTCAATAGAAGCATCTTAAAGCTTtactaattattgttttccaggctgtttcaggttaatctgtggcttGCTGTTAATGTAGCCTTAGCTGCTGTGAGCGTAGCTAATTTCCCAGTGTATGGCAACAACTTgagtttttagtttagtttttgtgttctctgcttgagagacatttctgaggcCGCAaagtgatgacagacagagagaggaggctaaTCTGAAGTAGCTTATTTAGTTTATTGATAATTGTTCTATAAAAACTACCTATATCAATAAtctgaaaaatgccaaatattggCCACGACAATCTGCCCACCTGATAATCGATCTGTACCTAATTGTCATAATGAACGTCACATATAACTAGAAGGCTGAAGTGGTAAGGATAATTATGTGAAGTAAATGCTAGATAAAATAAATTTGcattgcagtgtgtgttgttgtacCGGCATTGTTTTAAAGCACCCTGACCTGTATCATTCTCTGCAGTTCAGGTAAATTCAGCCGACCAGCGTCTTCGAATCTTCGACTCTGCTCAGAAAAGGTGGCGTCAGGTGTGTTCTTCCTCAGCCAATGAACTTTTAGCCAGCATCAGCTGTGAAGAAGTGGGATTCATCAGGTGAGATAATTATCTTAGTGTTTTCATGTGGGATAATATATTGGAGgactaatgtgtgtgtgtgtgtttcagtgtggtGAATTATTCGGTCACAGCAGTGCCAGAAGCAAGTGGTGACGGCGGCGAGTTCTTCTGCGTCAGACAGGATGAACTCAGTTACGGAAAGAAAATCAAAGACTCATTGTTCCCATGGTAACAAACCAAGCAGTCTGACCTACTACCACACTGTCCTCTCTGTTGCTCTGTGCCTTTTCTGTCACTCGGTTAACACAGAAAAACGCTGAACACTAACTTGggtttggatgttttcttttctccgtCAGCCTGTTACtaactctgtctgtctttgttgcAGCGACTGTGAGAGCAGGGAAGTTCTCACACTGTTGTGCCAAGGTAAGATCTAAGATCTGCACTCATTCTGCCTGACACACTGGCACACTTTATACACAGATACCTGACACCCACCTCTCATCTGTGTCTGCACATTGCCTTGTCATCCTCCCATGTACCTTGTTATTTGCGTGTCTTATTCTTTGTCTCTGATGCTGCTCTTCGTGTGTTCTTTATGGCTTACTATTTTCTTTTTGGTGATATATTATTCATCTCTTAGTATTGTCATATTGTCATATCGTGCATGTTTTGTGATTATTCTCTTGTCTGTGTATGTTCAAATCTTTCACCTACAGTTTACCCAGGCTGTAAACTTGTTTCTCTCTCCTTTCCTGCCAATCTCTTTCTCCTGTCTCGACTTGGAAGACTGTGGCAGACGTAGTTTTGCAGCAGACCGTATAGTCGGTGGTGTGGATGCAAGGCAGGGCAGCTGGCCTTGGCAGGTCAGCTTGCAGTACGATGGCGTTCATCAGTGTGGAGGATCTATCATCTCTAACCGCTGgattgtttctgctgctcactgcTTCCCAGAGTAAGTGACACAGCTTAATATTGCACAGAAAGAACTGCTGTGTTTATGGATTTCAATAACAGGGAAAATCTGGTTTGATGTGCATTCCTCAGCATGACTaaaatgcatgcatgtgttttaaATGTAGGTCTTTATTCTGTATGAATGCACTGTAGTTTCAGCatgttttaaaacagttttgtttttaacttgctTTGGAGACACAGAATTCATCATGTTAACATTATCAGATTGTTCTGCTGTAAATATGTCTGCTCCATCTGTTTTTAAGATGATGAATATATAATAATTTCTATGATTCTTTATGTGTGTGGAGAGCTGAAGAAGTAAAGAATGGAAACACGGTGTGTAAGACATTACATTCTCAGTTTTTTCCACTTCCTATGCCAGGCGGTATCGCTTTGTTAATCGCTGGCGTGTGCTGCTGGGCTCCATCTACAATAAACCCGTCAACGCCAACGTGGCAGAAGTGAAGACCATCGTTTACCACAGCAGCTACCTGCCCTTCGTAGACGCTAACATTGATGACAACAGCAGAGACATAGCTGTTCTGGCCCTCACCCAGCCTCTGTCTTTCAATGGTAGGACACACAGTGGCACAAGGACATGCATGCACATTTGTGAAACAGGAAACACTGTATGTCTGCACATTTGAATTCACGATGATGGAAAGACAGGTGGAATAGCAAAGAAAAGGGGAAACAGAGACGCAGTCATCATGATAATCTCCCTGGTTTAGGTGTCCAGTCTCGTAATTTTCAGCAGAACAAAACCTCTTTCATCTGACATATTTATGTCAGGATTGAACAGAACGTAACCAGCGGCAGTCTCTGATGTTTTCTGCCTGTCCTGGAATCCCTGGAGAATTACAAATGTGATTTACACTCACATTAAAggctttatttttctgaaaccATAGATTTTGCAAGCTTACTGCAAACAAGACTAAAGCACCGAATACGTTACATGCAGTAATAGTAGCAGTATGGCTTTGtttatgaaattaaaatgaaatatgatgTACACTAACCTGTGTAATATGGGGATGctgtatataatatataatatataatttttacagatatttggcaGATGCAGTGTACAGGTTATTGTCATGGCTCTGTGCTATAATGCAGAGGATAGCAAATCATTCTTTCAGTAGGTCAAGTCTGACATCTAGTGTTGGCTTTTATAActacaaaaacagcataaagtttgctggagaaaaataaaaagtcaaatgtCAGGTTGAACTGCTGGTTAAGGGTGGTGCTCTTAAAGACAGTTTGGTTTATAAGGAccatatgtttgtttgttttttaacttccATTCTTTGTTTTTAGAGTTAGAAATGCACCTTTAATGAGGGTAATGTaggcaaaataagaaaagaggCAGAtataaaaacaggaacaaaagcTGAGAAAGTCACAACAGGCATGGCTCAAAAGAAAATCTGGAATAATCTGTATTTCTGTAGAAATACAGAAAGAGCTAATGAGAGCATAAGAAACAGATAAACTGAACGAAGGCAGAGGCTGAACTTTCTGCAGGGACGATCTGGAGTTAGTGAGTTGATCTAATATgatttttatatatgtatgtttgtgtgtagaATACATCCAGCCTATTTGTCTGCCAGCATATGGTCAAAGACTGATTGATGGACAGATGGGAACAGTAACAGGTTGGGGAAACGTAGGATACTATGGTGAGTCTACATTTCATTGCAGCTCTACTGTACCTTGCAAAGTATTTTTGCTAATGACGATAGCATCTCTTGACTTTCTCTGATTAAAATTGTTGATATTATACAACCCAACTTCTTGCTTTCTAGTATTTTCTATATTCAAGCCTTTCAACATCTACCACATTGTTTTTGGTCACTCTCAGGTCATGCAGCAGATGTTCTCCAGGAAGCAAACATCCCGATCATCAGTGACGCCGTCTGTAACACTCCCGATTACTATGACAACCAGATCACCACCAGTATGTTCTGTGCTGGTTATGACAAAGGAGGCACTGATGCCTGTCAGGTCAGAGTGTATCCAAGTTTATGCATTTTGGTGCATAAATACTGGTGTGTTTATGCATTGCGTGTGTCTCTTAGTGTATGTTTATAATTTGATGTCTGTGTGTCCACTGTGCATCCCTGTGTTCTTGATAATCTGTTCAATGGTTGGACAAGATAAGCGTTAACTGCTACAATCATCTGTGATCTCAGGGAGACAGCGGTGGTCCTTTTGTGGCAGAGGACTGTCTGTCTAAGACCAGTCGGTATCGTCTGCTGGGAGTAGTGAGCTGGGGAACCGGCTGTGCACTGGCCAAGAAACCTGGTGTCTATACCAGAGTGTCCCGATTTCTGCCCTGGATATCGACAGCCATGAGAGTGAGAGTCTTTTATTCGATTATAATTATATTGTGTCTTAAAGTGCTACCATTAATTTCACAGGCAGATCATTAATGATACATGTTTGAATATTGGAGAAGACATTTCCAAATTCTAGAAATTCTAAATTTCTGCTCTCATCTTTCTCCAGAACTATCACAACTCACCAGGTGTTCACAAATTGGCTCGAACATGAGATTCCTGCACccacatttctacttttttctaCCCTTGGATGACACAATATGGACAGGTCCTGTAAGCGATACTGTGATTCTATAGCGTGCTACCACGAGGGATAAAAGGCTGTGATGTACTCTTCAAATTTCttttcaaactgaaacatttcacaGAGGATTGACCTCCTGATCTCCTGAGCCTAAAACATGTCCTGAGTCTTTGCAGTAACAGACAGCAGAGCCCTTGAAGCGATGTGAAGTTAGCGAACTTGACCAGCTTTATTCTTATGAAGTTACGAAGAAAAAGGGAACTATTACAGCCACCACACCAGATTTCACCTTTATATATAATaggattatttttctttt from the Acanthochromis polyacanthus isolate Apoly-LR-REF ecotype Palm Island chromosome 12, KAUST_Apoly_ChrSc, whole genome shotgun sequence genome contains:
- the hpn gene encoding serine protease hepsin encodes the protein MYTEKVVTDKKMGSREISLTCVLTPCRVVGVCITLMTLGAIGAAVWAVVTYCTMEEDTGLYDVQVNSADQRLRIFDSAQKRWRQVCSSSANELLASISCEEVGFISVVNYSVTAVPEASGDGGEFFCVRQDELSYGKKIKDSLFPCDCESREVLTLLCQDCGRRSFAADRIVGGVDARQGSWPWQVSLQYDGVHQCGGSIISNRWIVSAAHCFPERYRFVNRWRVLLGSIYNKPVNANVAEVKTIVYHSSYLPFVDANIDDNSRDIAVLALTQPLSFNEYIQPICLPAYGQRLIDGQMGTVTGWGNVGYYGHAADVLQEANIPIISDAVCNTPDYYDNQITTSMFCAGYDKGGTDACQGDSGGPFVAEDCLSKTSRYRLLGVVSWGTGCALAKKPGVYTRVSRFLPWISTAMRNYHNSPGVHKLART